A region of Massilia sp. WG5 DNA encodes the following proteins:
- a CDS encoding Rne/Rng family ribonuclease produces MKRMLFNATQQEELRVAIVDGQKLIDIDIETAGREQRKSNIYKGVITRIEPSLEACFVSYGEDRHGFLPFKEVARSYFRDGVDVRNCTIKEALREGQEIMVQVEKEERGNKGAALTSFISLAGRYLVLMPNNPRGGGVSRRVEGEERQELRETMDKLDLPQGMSVIARTAGIGRTVEELQWDLNYLMQLWRAIEGAGKSAPGPFLIYQESSLVIRAIRDYFQPDIGEVLIDTDEIYDQAQQFMSHVMPDMAHRVKRYSDDVPLFSRFQIEHQIETAYARTVPLPSGGAIVIDHTEALVSIDVNSARATRGSDIETTAFNTNCEAADEVARQLRLRDLGGLIVIDFIDMEVAKNQREVEQRLKDALHHDRARVQMGKISRFGLMELSRQRLRPSLSEGSHVTCPRCSGTGHIRDTESSALQVLRIIQEEAMKENSAAIHVQVPVDVAAFLLNEKRGEVLKIENRHRITVILIPNKHLETPHYKLERIKHDDPRLEDAASSYTMAESADTDMAYAKRQKEEAKPRQEAVVKTITPAQPAPVVERREPVKAEAAPAAAPVPPVAPPAPPAEEGFFTKLRNFFFGRPVTVTPPAPAAAPVKPAEPAPAAERGERAGRGQQRNGRGGRNGTAGGKGREREDREQVAKGAPVDESTKPAEAEGKPARPPRKPREQREPREGRETRDVREPREQAEAQAQPAPRAERGERPERAERAERPPRQPRERAERAPVAEAKAEELNVVQATTATSVTIASTGPNGEQEIVQEQIVKTVTAIGPNDEDADHGDQEGGDEPRRRRRRGGRNRNRRDRDQADVIENESGEEGAPAFAPVADEEAAKFQAEAKAAKSKGAKPAKGQPKGEAQGPWPFPTAASVKAAADKAAAERAAAEQAATRARAEQAAAAALQAAAAQAAAEAAKASSQGPWIFPTAKSVAEAAARSAAAQAPTAPAPAPAPAPAPVAPAAPAAPAPAPVEAAAPAPKPVVMPAPVAPVAPPAPAPVQAAAPAPAPTAAQADLGEVLAQAGLQLAATDPEKLRAAQEAAAQAQQPVRLGRTRKLAPPPAQEPLIQVDTRQ; encoded by the coding sequence ATGAAACGTATGTTGTTTAACGCTACGCAGCAAGAGGAGCTGCGCGTAGCGATTGTCGACGGTCAAAAACTGATCGACATCGATATCGAGACCGCTGGTCGAGAACAGCGCAAATCGAATATCTACAAAGGTGTCATCACCCGCATCGAACCCTCCCTCGAAGCTTGCTTCGTCAGCTACGGCGAAGACCGCCACGGTTTCCTCCCCTTCAAAGAAGTCGCCCGTTCCTATTTCCGCGACGGCGTCGACGTCCGCAATTGCACCATCAAGGAAGCGCTGCGCGAAGGCCAGGAAATTATGGTCCAGGTCGAGAAAGAGGAGCGCGGCAACAAGGGCGCGGCACTGACCTCCTTCATTTCGCTGGCCGGCCGCTACCTGGTCCTGATGCCGAATAATCCGCGTGGCGGCGGCGTCTCGCGCCGGGTCGAAGGCGAAGAACGCCAGGAACTGCGCGAGACCATGGACAAGCTGGACTTGCCGCAAGGCATGTCGGTCATTGCCCGCACCGCCGGCATCGGCCGCACGGTCGAAGAACTGCAGTGGGACCTGAATTACCTGATGCAACTCTGGCGCGCGATCGAAGGCGCCGGCAAATCGGCCCCGGGCCCCTTCCTGATCTACCAGGAATCCTCCCTCGTCATCCGCGCCATCCGCGATTACTTCCAGCCGGACATCGGCGAAGTCCTGATCGACACCGACGAAATCTACGACCAGGCCCAGCAGTTCATGAGCCACGTGATGCCCGACATGGCGCACCGCGTGAAGCGCTACAGCGACGACGTCCCCCTGTTCTCCCGTTTCCAGATCGAACACCAGATCGAGACCGCCTACGCGCGCACCGTGCCGCTGCCGTCGGGCGGCGCGATCGTGATCGACCACACCGAAGCCCTGGTCTCCATCGACGTCAACTCGGCGCGCGCGACCCGCGGCTCGGACATCGAGACCACCGCCTTCAACACCAACTGCGAAGCGGCCGACGAAGTGGCCCGCCAGCTGCGCCTGCGCGACCTGGGCGGCCTGATCGTGATCGACTTCATCGACATGGAAGTCGCCAAGAACCAGCGCGAAGTCGAACAGCGCCTGAAGGACGCCCTGCACCATGACCGTGCACGTGTCCAGATGGGCAAGATCTCGCGCTTCGGCCTGATGGAACTGTCGCGCCAGCGCCTGCGTCCGTCGCTGTCGGAAGGCTCGCACGTCACCTGCCCGCGCTGCTCGGGTACCGGCCACATCCGTGATACCGAATCCTCCGCCCTGCAAGTCCTGCGCATCATCCAGGAAGAGGCGATGAAGGAAAACTCGGCCGCGATCCACGTCCAGGTCCCGGTCGACGTTGCCGCGTTCCTGTTGAACGAGAAGCGTGGCGAAGTGCTGAAGATCGAGAACCGCCACCGCATCACGGTCATCCTGATCCCGAACAAGCACCTCGAGACCCCGCACTACAAGCTCGAGCGCATCAAGCACGACGACCCGCGCCTGGAAGACGCTGCCTCCAGCTATACCATGGCCGAGTCGGCTGACACCGACATGGCCTACGCCAAGCGCCAGAAGGAAGAAGCCAAGCCGCGCCAGGAAGCCGTGGTCAAGACCATCACCCCGGCCCAGCCGGCCCCGGTGGTGGAGCGCCGTGAACCGGTCAAGGCGGAAGCCGCCCCGGCCGCCGCTCCGGTGCCGCCGGTCGCGCCCCCTGCCCCGCCGGCAGAGGAAGGCTTCTTCACCAAGCTGCGCAATTTCTTCTTTGGCCGTCCGGTCACCGTGACCCCGCCGGCCCCGGCCGCAGCGCCGGTCAAGCCGGCTGAACCGGCCCCGGCAGCCGAACGCGGCGAGCGCGCCGGCCGTGGCCAGCAGCGCAATGGCCGTGGCGGACGCAACGGTACCGCCGGCGGCAAGGGTCGCGAGCGCGAAGACCGCGAACAGGTCGCGAAAGGCGCCCCGGTCGACGAGAGCACCAAGCCGGCGGAAGCCGAAGGCAAGCCGGCCCGTCCGCCGCGCAAGCCGCGTGAACAGCGCGAGCCGCGCGAAGGCCGTGAAACCCGCGACGTCCGCGAACCGCGCGAGCAGGCCGAAGCACAGGCCCAGCCGGCCCCGCGCGCCGAACGTGGCGAGCGTCCGGAACGCGCCGAGCGTGCGGAACGCCCGCCGCGCCAGCCGCGTGAACGTGCCGAGCGCGCACCGGTCGCCGAAGCGAAAGCCGAGGAACTGAACGTGGTGCAAGCCACCACCGCGACCAGCGTCACGATCGCGTCGACCGGCCCGAATGGCGAGCAGGAAATCGTCCAGGAGCAAATCGTCAAGACCGTCACTGCGATCGGTCCGAACGACGAGGACGCCGATCACGGCGATCAAGAGGGAGGCGACGAGCCGCGCCGCCGTCGCCGTCGTGGCGGCCGCAACCGTAACCGCCGCGACCGCGACCAGGCCGACGTCATCGAGAACGAAAGCGGCGAAGAAGGCGCACCGGCATTTGCCCCGGTCGCCGACGAGGAAGCCGCCAAGTTCCAGGCCGAAGCCAAGGCTGCGAAGTCGAAGGGCGCCAAGCCGGCCAAGGGTCAGCCGAAGGGTGAGGCCCAGGGTCCATGGCCCTTCCCGACCGCTGCTTCGGTGAAAGCCGCGGCCGACAAGGCCGCAGCTGAACGGGCTGCCGCCGAGCAGGCCGCCACCCGGGCGCGTGCCGAACAGGCCGCCGCCGCCGCGCTGCAGGCTGCCGCTGCCCAGGCTGCCGCCGAGGCCGCCAAGGCATCGAGCCAGGGTCCGTGGATCTTCCCGACCGCGAAATCGGTCGCCGAAGCTGCTGCCCGCAGCGCTGCCGCCCAGGCGCCGACTGCTCCGGCTCCGGCCCCGGCTCCGGCCCCAGCTCCGGTTGCACCGGCCGCTCCGGCTGCGCCGGCACCGGCTCCGGTCGAAGCTGCCGCTCCCGCGCCGAAGCCGGTCGTGATGCCGGCGCCGGTGGCGCCGGTGGCGCCGCCTGCTCCGGCGCCGGTTCAAGCTGCTGCTCCGGCACCGGCCCCGACTGCTGCCCAGGCCGATCTGGGTGAAGTGCTGGCCCAGGCTGGCCTGCAGCTCGCCGCGACCGATCCGGAAAAGCTGCGCGCCGCCCAGGAAGCGGCCGCCCAGGCCCAGCAGCCGGTCCGTCTCGGCCGCACCCGCAAGCTTGCTCCGCCGCCGGCACAGGAACCGCTGATCCAGGTGGATACGCGCCAGTAA
- a CDS encoding S49 family peptidase, with protein sequence MSENNRNESQNANDGNASTPGNWERATLERLVFATVREQRAARRWGIFFKLSFLLLAFFAIWAYFDFNFGGSDIESLGRHTALIEIDGTIDDEGSGAADTVIPSLNKAFSDAGSAAVVLRINSPGGSPVQAGIIVDEIQRLKKGYPNKPLYVVVDEICASGGYYIAAVADKIYVNKASIVGSVGVLMDGFGFTGLMDKLGIERRLLTAGENKGFLDPFSPQSDKQKQHALAMLNEIHEQFIAVVRAGRGKRLKENPEIFSGLYWTGAKAVEMGLADGFGTVDTVARDVVKAEDIIDYTAHEGLPERVLKKFGASVGSGAVHSIYRGAVPSLR encoded by the coding sequence ATGAGCGAAAACAACAGGAACGAGAGTCAGAACGCGAACGACGGCAACGCAAGCACCCCCGGCAACTGGGAGCGCGCTACCCTGGAACGGCTCGTATTCGCCACGGTGCGCGAACAGCGGGCTGCCCGGCGCTGGGGGATCTTCTTCAAACTATCCTTCCTGCTGCTGGCATTTTTCGCGATCTGGGCGTATTTCGACTTTAACTTCGGCGGTTCCGACATCGAATCCCTGGGTCGCCACACCGCCCTGATCGAGATCGACGGCACCATCGACGACGAAGGCAGCGGCGCCGCCGACACCGTGATCCCGTCCCTGAACAAGGCGTTCTCCGATGCTGGATCGGCTGCGGTAGTGCTGCGTATCAATAGCCCCGGCGGCAGCCCGGTACAGGCCGGCATCATCGTCGACGAAATCCAGCGCCTCAAGAAGGGCTACCCGAACAAGCCGCTGTACGTGGTCGTCGACGAAATCTGCGCCTCGGGCGGCTATTACATCGCTGCGGTGGCCGACAAGATTTATGTTAACAAGGCCAGCATCGTCGGCTCGGTCGGCGTGCTGATGGACGGCTTCGGCTTTACCGGCCTGATGGACAAGCTGGGCATCGAGCGCCGCCTGCTGACGGCGGGCGAGAACAAGGGCTTCCTCGATCCCTTCAGCCCGCAGTCGGACAAGCAGAAGCAGCACGCGCTGGCCATGCTGAACGAGATCCACGAGCAATTCATCGCCGTGGTGCGCGCCGGCCGCGGCAAACGCCTGAAGGAAAATCCGGAAATCTTCTCGGGCTTGTACTGGACCGGCGCCAAGGCTGTCGAGATGGGGCTGGCCGACGGCTTCGGCACCGTCGACACCGTGGCCCGCGACGTGGTGAAGGCCGAGGACATCATCGACTACACCGCCCATGAGGGCTTGCCGGAGCGTGTGCTGAAGAAATTCGGCGCTTCGGTGGGGTCCGGCGCCGTGCATTCGATCTATCGCGGTGCCGTGCCGAGCTTACGCTGA
- a CDS encoding HAD-IIIA family hydrolase: MARKQFDLIVFDWDGTLMDSTATIVKCIQSAARDLGLSVPSDAAAAHVIGLGLSEAMQAVMPDIDPALYPRMVERYRYHFLTKDHELVLFKGVPAMLEELSQLGYFLAVATGKSRVGLNRALNACGLLSTFDATRCADETFSKPHPAMLQELTRELGQDMRRTVMIGDTTHDLLMANNAGAAGIAVEYGAHPVQQLQACHPVFTAKNVPELHQWLIDNG, translated from the coding sequence ATGGCTAGAAAGCAATTCGATCTGATCGTCTTTGACTGGGACGGCACGCTGATGGACAGCACCGCCACCATCGTCAAATGTATACAGTCCGCCGCCCGGGATCTCGGCTTGAGCGTCCCTAGCGATGCTGCGGCCGCGCACGTGATCGGGCTCGGGCTGTCGGAAGCCATGCAGGCGGTGATGCCGGACATCGATCCGGCCCTGTATCCGCGCATGGTGGAGCGATATCGCTACCATTTCCTGACAAAAGACCACGAACTGGTGCTGTTCAAGGGAGTTCCCGCCATGCTGGAGGAGCTCTCGCAGCTCGGCTATTTCCTGGCGGTCGCCACCGGCAAGAGCCGGGTCGGCCTGAACCGTGCGCTGAACGCCTGCGGCCTGCTGTCGACCTTCGATGCGACCCGTTGCGCGGACGAGACATTTTCCAAACCACACCCTGCAATGTTGCAAGAATTGACAAGGGAACTGGGGCAGGACATGCGGCGTACCGTTATGATCGGCGACACGACGCATGACTTGCTTATGGCCAACAATGCGGGCGCCGCCGGCATTGCGGTCGAGTATGGAGCGCATCCTGTGCAGCAACTGCAGGCATGCCACCCGGTGTTCACGGCAAAGAATGTGCCCGAACTCCACCAGTGGCTGATCGACAACGGATGA
- a CDS encoding RluA family pseudouridine synthase gives MKDLERNSVQLVTISEEEAGQRIDNYLLRVCKGVPKSHIYRILRSGEVRVNKGRIDQLYRLETGDVIRIPPIRIAEKAAGNAPVPGAEFAIVHEDSHLLVIDKPAGVAVHGGSGVSYGVIEQLRAARPDAKFLELVHRLDRETSGLLLLAKKRSALTNLHEQMRDGKTDKRYLTLVSGDWKNPRQHVRLPLHKFTTGDGERRVVVQAGGQEAHTVFNLLRKWEGFALLEAELKTGRTHQIRVHLASSGFPIAGDEKYGDFALNKQLQKANDTRGALKRMFLHAYRITFQHPETGKPLTLTAPLPPECERFLVSLGQPTSKHTHG, from the coding sequence ATGAAGGACTTAGAGAGAAATTCTGTCCAGCTTGTAACAATCTCCGAAGAGGAAGCTGGACAGCGCATCGACAACTACCTGCTGCGCGTCTGTAAAGGTGTCCCAAAAAGTCATATTTACCGCATCCTCCGCTCCGGCGAAGTGCGTGTGAACAAAGGACGTATCGATCAGTTATACCGCCTGGAAACGGGCGATGTGATCCGCATTCCGCCGATCCGCATCGCCGAGAAGGCTGCCGGCAATGCGCCGGTGCCGGGCGCGGAATTCGCGATCGTCCATGAGGACAGTCACCTGCTCGTGATCGACAAGCCGGCCGGCGTCGCCGTGCATGGCGGTTCGGGCGTGTCCTATGGCGTCATCGAACAGCTGCGCGCAGCGCGTCCGGACGCCAAGTTCCTGGAACTGGTGCACCGCCTGGACCGGGAAACCTCGGGCCTGCTCTTGCTCGCGAAGAAACGTTCGGCCCTGACCAATTTACACGAGCAAATGCGCGATGGAAAAACGGACAAGCGCTACCTGACCCTGGTCAGCGGCGACTGGAAGAACCCGCGCCAGCACGTCAGGCTGCCCCTGCACAAATTCACGACGGGGGACGGCGAGCGCCGCGTGGTGGTGCAGGCCGGCGGCCAGGAAGCGCATACCGTGTTCAACCTGCTGCGCAAGTGGGAGGGCTTTGCCCTGCTCGAAGCCGAGCTCAAGACCGGGCGCACGCACCAGATCCGCGTGCACCTGGCCTCGAGTGGCTTTCCCATTGCCGGTGACGAGAAATACGGCGATTTTGCATTGAACAAGCAGCTTCAGAAGGCAAACGACACGCGCGGCGCCCTCAAGCGCATGTTCCTGCACGCCTACCGGATCACGTTCCAGCACCCCGAAACCGGCAAACCGCTGACCCTGACGGCGCCATTGCCGCCAGAGTGCGAGCGTTTCTTGGTAAGCTTGGGGCAACCCACGAGCAAACATACACATGGCTAG
- the moaA gene encoding GTP 3',8-cyclase MoaA codes for MSEKIIMLGDARSPAMPIPETLAEPSGLLADALGRPLHDLRISVTDRCNFRCVYCMPKEVFDKNYAYLPHSSLLSFEEITRVARLFVAHGVEKIRLTGGEPLLRKDLERLVAQLRELRTASGRPLDLTLTTNGSLLARKARSLKDAGLDRVTVSLDAIDDAVFKRMNDVDFKVSDVLEGIDAAHAAGLGPVKVNMVVKGGMNDAQILPMARHFKGSPTILRFIEYMDVGASNGWNMDEVIPSSEVVRRIAAEMPLAPIGANYPGETAARWRYVDGSGEVGVISSVTQAFCRDCSRIRLSTEGKLYTCLFATRGHDLRALLREGRSDLEIASSVALLWSRRADRYSETRTINTEGLSRGAKKIEMSYIGG; via the coding sequence ATGTCTGAAAAAATCATCATGCTGGGCGATGCCCGGTCGCCGGCAATGCCGATTCCCGAGACGCTGGCCGAACCGTCCGGATTGCTGGCGGACGCGCTCGGCCGGCCGCTGCACGACCTGCGCATCTCCGTCACCGACCGCTGCAACTTCCGCTGCGTCTACTGCATGCCGAAGGAAGTGTTCGACAAGAACTACGCCTACCTGCCGCATTCCTCGCTGCTGAGCTTCGAGGAGATCACGCGGGTGGCGCGGCTGTTCGTGGCCCACGGTGTCGAGAAAATCCGGCTGACCGGCGGCGAACCGCTGCTGCGCAAGGACCTGGAGCGCCTCGTCGCCCAATTGCGCGAACTCCGGACCGCGTCCGGCCGCCCGCTCGACCTCACCCTCACCACCAACGGCTCGCTGCTGGCGCGCAAGGCCCGCAGCCTGAAGGACGCCGGCCTGGACCGCGTCACGGTCTCGCTCGACGCCATCGACGACGCCGTGTTCAAGCGCATGAACGACGTCGACTTCAAGGTATCGGACGTCCTGGAAGGCATCGATGCCGCGCACGCCGCCGGCCTTGGCCCGGTGAAGGTCAACATGGTGGTCAAGGGCGGCATGAACGACGCCCAGATCCTGCCGATGGCGCGCCACTTCAAGGGCTCGCCGACGATCCTGCGCTTCATCGAATACATGGACGTGGGCGCCTCGAACGGCTGGAACATGGACGAGGTGATCCCGTCCAGCGAAGTGGTGCGGCGCATCGCGGCCGAGATGCCGCTCGCGCCGATCGGCGCCAACTATCCGGGCGAGACGGCGGCGCGCTGGCGCTATGTGGACGGCAGCGGCGAGGTCGGCGTGATCTCGAGCGTGACCCAGGCCTTCTGCCGCGACTGCTCGCGCATCCGCCTGTCCACCGAGGGCAAGCTCTACACCTGCCTGTTCGCGACCCGCGGCCACGACCTGCGCGCCCTGCTGCGCGAAGGCCGCAGCGACCTCGAAATCGCCTCCAGCGTCGCCCTGCTGTGGAGCCGGCGCGCGGACCGCTATTCCGAGACGCGCACCATCAATACCGAAGGCCTGTCGCGCGGCGCCAAGAAAATCGAAATGTCTTATATCGGTGGTTAA
- a CDS encoding Rieske 2Fe-2S domain-containing protein, with translation MSDANEVFICGSDALVDGGAGVRFPVRAFGDDATGFVVRYDGKVYGYLNRCAHVPIELDWFKGEFFESSKLYLMCSTHGATYAPETGVCTGGPCRGGRLRPIAVHETADGVYWQPDRDFQLPK, from the coding sequence ATGAGCGACGCGAACGAGGTCTTCATCTGCGGCTCCGATGCCCTGGTCGATGGCGGCGCCGGGGTGCGTTTCCCGGTGCGGGCCTTCGGCGACGACGCGACGGGATTCGTGGTGCGTTATGACGGCAAGGTCTACGGCTACCTGAACCGCTGCGCCCACGTTCCTATCGAACTGGACTGGTTCAAGGGCGAATTCTTCGAGTCGAGCAAGCTGTACCTGATGTGTTCGACGCACGGCGCGACCTATGCGCCGGAGACCGGCGTCTGCACGGGCGGTCCCTGCCGTGGCGGCAGGCTGCGGCCGATCGCCGTGCATGAAACCGCGGACGGTGTCTATTGGCAGCCGGACCGCGATTTCCAGTTGCCGAAGTAA
- the chrA gene encoding chromate efflux transporter — translation MSALPTPIAAAPPPALSFRTALAYWLKLGFISFGGPAGQIAMMHAELVERRRWISEQRFLHALNYCMLLPGPEATQLAVYIGWLLHRTRGGIAAGVLFVLPSLLILIGLSWIYMAYGHLPAIAGIMNGIKPAVVAIVLGAAWRIGSRTIRNWLLAAIAASAFVAIAVLKLPFPLIVLAAALAGLAGGRLRPALFVLGGAHKAAGTSYGPALIDDDTPTPPHARFSWAGLARVTLLGGGLGLAAWLLLAALYGPSGALAQMAWFFTKAALMTFGGAYAVLPYVVQGAVEHYGWLSASQMIDGLALGETTPGPLIMIVAFVGFVGGWTHALFGPDALFTGGAAGAAVATLFTFLPSFVFILAGGPLVESTRGDVRMTAPLTAISAAVVGVIASLAVFFGGQVFLAGGQPQWQAIAIGLAASIALLRFKVGTIPLILACAASGLVLSYWHV, via the coding sequence ATGTCCGCCCTGCCCACCCCGATTGCCGCCGCGCCGCCGCCCGCCCTCTCCTTCCGCACCGCCCTCGCTTACTGGCTGAAGCTCGGCTTCATCAGCTTCGGCGGCCCCGCCGGACAGATCGCCATGATGCATGCCGAGCTGGTCGAGCGGCGGCGCTGGATTTCGGAGCAGCGTTTCCTCCATGCCCTGAACTACTGCATGCTGCTGCCCGGTCCGGAAGCGACCCAGCTTGCCGTCTACATCGGGTGGCTGCTGCACCGCACGCGCGGTGGGATCGCGGCCGGGGTGCTGTTCGTGCTGCCCTCGCTGCTGATCCTGATCGGGCTGTCCTGGATCTACATGGCGTATGGCCACCTGCCCGCCATCGCCGGCATCATGAACGGCATCAAGCCGGCCGTGGTCGCCATCGTGCTGGGCGCGGCCTGGCGCATCGGCAGCCGGACCATCCGCAACTGGCTGCTGGCGGCGATCGCCGCCAGCGCCTTCGTCGCGATTGCCGTGTTGAAACTGCCCTTCCCGCTCATCGTGCTGGCCGCCGCGCTGGCCGGGCTGGCGGGCGGACGGCTGCGGCCCGCATTGTTCGTCCTCGGCGGCGCGCACAAGGCCGCCGGCACCTCGTACGGCCCGGCGCTGATCGACGACGACACGCCCACTCCGCCGCACGCGCGCTTTTCCTGGGCCGGCCTGGCGCGGGTGACGCTGCTGGGGGGCGGCCTCGGGCTGGCGGCCTGGCTGCTGCTGGCGGCGCTGTACGGTCCGTCCGGCGCGCTGGCCCAGATGGCCTGGTTCTTCACCAAGGCCGCGCTGATGACCTTCGGCGGCGCCTACGCGGTCCTGCCCTATGTCGTGCAGGGCGCCGTCGAGCACTACGGCTGGCTGAGCGCCAGCCAGATGATCGACGGCCTGGCGCTCGGCGAAACCACACCCGGTCCGCTGATCATGATCGTGGCCTTCGTCGGCTTCGTCGGCGGCTGGACCCATGCGCTGTTCGGGCCGGACGCCCTATTCACCGGCGGCGCGGCGGGAGCGGCGGTGGCGACCCTGTTCACCTTCCTGCCCTCCTTCGTGTTCATCCTCGCCGGCGGACCGCTGGTCGAGTCCACGCGCGGCGACGTGCGCATGACGGCGCCGCTGACGGCGATCTCGGCGGCGGTGGTCGGCGTGATCGCCAGCCTGGCCGTGTTCTTCGGCGGCCAGGTCTTCCTGGCGGGCGGCCAGCCGCAGTGGCAGGCGATCGCGATCGGGCTGGCCGCCAGCATCGCCCTGCTGCGCTTCAAGGTCGGCACGATCCCTCTCATCCTCGCCTGTGCGGCGTCGGGCCTCGTGCTATCGTATTGGCATGTCTGA
- a CDS encoding pseudouridine synthase codes for MSKLSLDRVLQSQGFGTRKYCRALIEDGDVAIGGEVQNSYKTAVETDGLVLTVFDEEWVYRERVYLALYKPANFECSRKPSHHPGVLTLLPEQFTWREVQPVGRLDHDTTGLLLMSDDGPFIHAQSSPKRHVPKVYQATTQEPVTQALVDQLLAGVQLHDEPAPLAALTCVQRGEHQLEIVLEQGKYHQVKRMLAAAGNHCVALHRSQIGGLTLDALGLKEGEWCFLEQAQLDLLVP; via the coding sequence ATGAGCAAACTTTCCCTTGACCGCGTGCTGCAATCGCAAGGCTTTGGCACGCGCAAATACTGCCGTGCCCTGATCGAGGACGGCGACGTCGCGATCGGCGGCGAAGTCCAGAACAGCTACAAGACGGCGGTCGAGACCGACGGCCTCGTATTGACCGTCTTCGACGAAGAATGGGTCTACCGCGAGCGCGTCTATCTCGCCCTGTACAAGCCGGCCAATTTCGAATGCTCGCGCAAGCCCAGCCACCATCCGGGCGTGCTGACCCTGCTGCCTGAGCAATTTACCTGGCGCGAAGTGCAGCCGGTCGGCCGCCTCGACCACGACACCACCGGGCTGCTGCTGATGTCGGACGACGGCCCCTTCATCCACGCCCAGTCCTCGCCCAAGCGCCACGTGCCGAAGGTCTACCAGGCCACCACCCAGGAGCCGGTTACCCAGGCCCTGGTCGACCAGTTGCTGGCCGGCGTCCAGCTGCACGACGAGCCGGCCCCGCTGGCGGCCCTGACCTGCGTCCAGCGCGGCGAGCACCAGCTCGAGATCGTGCTGGAGCAGGGCAAGTACCACCAGGTCAAGCGCATGCTGGCGGCCGCCGGCAACCACTGCGTGGCGCTGCACCGTTCGCAGATCGGCGGCCTGACGCTCGATGCGCTCGGGCTGAAGGAAGGGGAGTGGTGTTTCCTGGAGCAGGCACAGCTGGATTTGCTGGTTCCCTAA